One part of the Tunicatimonas pelagia genome encodes these proteins:
- a CDS encoding SiaB family protein kinase, whose amino-acid sequence MKYVYDLHKTMRDQNLILVYEGEFTQEITKSVLAMAERNMDSMGEESSVKRKVFNVMVECLQNIVKHGEGYKVEEGYEYNAVFMIGKKGDEYIIASGNPLEKEDVTGLKERLDRVNGLDKDGLKQLYKDIIKNTTISEKGGAGLGFVDMARKSGSKLEYDFIEMDDKRSFFTLKTTIIRS is encoded by the coding sequence ATGAAGTATGTGTATGACTTACACAAAACAATGCGGGATCAGAACCTCATCTTAGTATATGAGGGGGAATTTACGCAAGAAATTACCAAATCCGTGCTGGCTATGGCCGAACGTAATATGGATTCCATGGGAGAAGAATCTTCTGTGAAGCGAAAGGTATTCAACGTAATGGTAGAGTGTCTTCAAAATATTGTGAAACACGGTGAAGGGTACAAGGTAGAAGAAGGGTATGAATATAACGCAGTATTCATGATTGGTAAAAAAGGTGATGAGTATATCATTGCTTCGGGCAACCCTTTGGAGAAAGAAGATGTAACCGGTCTTAAGGAGCGATTAGATCGGGTAAATGGCTTAGACAAAGACGGTCTGAAGCAGCTTTACAAAGACATTATTAAAAACACTACCATCTCAGAAAAAGGAGGGGCTGGATTAGGGTTCGTTGATATGGCTCGGAAGTCAGGGAGTAAACTGGAATACGATTTTATTGAGATGGACGATAAGCGTTCATTTTTTACTTTAAAGACCACTATTATCCGTAGTTAA